The following DNA comes from Curtobacterium sp. 9128.
CCGGAGTGGGACGAGGCCTGCCCGGCGTGCACGTGGGGCGCCGACAACCTGCCCGCTGACATGAGTCGGCTGGCGGACGAGGGCATCGCGTTCGCGATGATCGCGCAGGCCCCGATCGAGAAGCTCGAGGCGTGGAAGGCGACGCGGGGCTGGCCGCACACGTGGGTGTCGTCCGGCGCGACGAGCTACCACGACGACTGGGGCTGGACGCAGCCGGAGGGGCCGGTCCCCGGCTACTCGTACTACCTGCTCCGGGACGGCGTGCCCTACCTGACGTACTCGACGACGGCGCGCGGCACCGAGGCGATCATGCCGGTCGCGCACGTCATGGACCGCACGGTGTACGGACGACAGCAGGACTGGGAGGACAGCCCCGACGGCTGGCCGCAGTTCCCGACGTACGGCTGACGCGCTACGCGTTCAGCGCGAAACGGTCGTCGGTGGCCTCGAGCACGCGGAGCACGTTGCCGCCGGCCAACGCCTCGAGGTCGGACGCACCCCATCCGCGGCGCGAAAGCTCCTCGGCGAGCACCGGGTAGCGCGACACGTCCCGGACGTCCGGCGGCAGCACGGGGGTGCCGTCGTAGTCGCCGCCGATGCCGATGTGCGCGGCTCCTGCGACGTCCCGGGCGTGCTCGACGTGGTCGGCGATGTCGGACACCGTGACGAGGGGCCCCTCGCCGACGGAGCCCGCCTCTTCCCAGTCCGCCCACGCACGCGACACGAACTTCGGCACGAACGTGATCATCACGACGCCGCCGTTGTCGGACAGCCGCTCGAGGACGTCGTCCGGGACGTTCCGTGGGTGGTCGTTCACGGCGATCGTCGAGGAGTGGCTGAAGACGACCGGCCGGGTGGCGACGTCGAGGGTGTCCCGCATCGTGGACGGTGCCGTGTGGGACAGGTCGACGAGCATGCCGATCCGCTCCATCTCCGCCACCACCTGTCGGCCGCGGTCGGTCAGTCCGCCGTGGGCGCGGGCACCCGTCGCCGAGTCGGCCCACGGGGTGTCGTCGTTGTGGGTGAGGGTCATGTACCGCACGCCGAGCCGGGCGAAGTCGCGGAGCACGGCGAGGTCGTCCCCGATGGAGTGCCCGCCTTCGGCACCGAGCAACGACGCGATCCGTCCCGACTCGACGGCGGCTCGGACCTCGGCGGCGGTGCGGGCGAGCGCGAGGTCGTCCGGGTACCGCGCGATGATCCGGTGCGCCAGGTCGATCTGCTGCAGGGTCGTGCGGACCGGGTCGGGTTCGTCGGCGGGGACGAAGACGGACCAGAACTGCCCGACGACACCGCCGGCGCGGAGCTTCGGGATGTCGGTGTGGAGCGACGACTCCTCGGTGTCGATGCCCTCGACACCGGAGTCGTGGGACTCGCGCCGCTCCCACGGCAGGTCGTTGTGGCCGTCGATCACCGGGAACGGAGCATTCATGCCCTCGACGCTACAGCGCCCCGGTCAGCGCCATCAGGCCCAGGCTCGACCCGGTCACGACGAGCCACAGCACGAGCCCGAGCACCAGCGGCCGGAACCCGGCGCGACGGAACCCGGCCACGTCGGTGGACAGACCGATCGCGCTCAGTGCGACGGTGATCAGGAACGCTGCGATCGCCGAGATGGCGGGGTGCACGGGCCCGGGCAGGACGCCGGTGGAGTTCACGGCGGCAGCGATGACGAAGCCGATGAGGAACCAGGGCACGAGCTTCACGATCCGGCGGAGGGTCCACGGGGGCCGATCGGCCGCCGGCACGCCTTCGCCCGCAGCAGCGAGTCGCGCTGCCGCCTGCTCACGCCGCCCGACCAACCACGCCAACCCGAGCACGATCGGGATGATCATCAGCGTCCGGACGAGCTTCACGACGACCGCGAAGTTCGCCGCCTGGGTGCCGTAGGTGCTCGCGGCCGCCACGACCGACGACGTGTCGTTCACGGCCGTGCCGGCGAAGAGCCCGAACGCGTGCTGGCTCATGCCGAGGGCGTGCCCGACGATCGGGAAGACGATCACGGCGGCGACGTTGAACAGGAAGATCGTCGAGACGGCGTACGCGACCTCGACCGACACCGCACCGATCACGGGCGTGACGGCGGCGATCGCCGAGGCGCCGCAGATGCCCGTCCCGACGCCGATCAGCGTCCGCAGGTTGCCGACGACGCCGAGCAGCCGCCCGACACCCCACGCCGCGAGCAGGCAGATGACGAGTGTGCCGAGCATCACCGGCAGCGACTCCACCCCCACGCGGGCGACCTCGGCGAGCGACAGCTGCGCACCGAGGAGCACCACCGCCAGCTGCAGCACGAACTTCGACGCCGTCGTGATCCCGGGCTTCAGCGAGTCGGCCGGACGACGCACCATGCCGATGACCGCACCGAGCACCACGCCGCTGACCGGCGCCCCGACCACGGGCAGCAGCCGGCCGATGACCGTGGCGACCACGGCGATGCCGGTGGCGAGCGCGAGACCGGGGGCGAGCCTCCTGGCGGTTTCCATCGTCGATGCCACGTGACCATCCTGCACTGCGGGAGGATCGGGGCATGACCGTGTCGTTCCGCATCGTGACCGAGCTCGACGCGCCGCCCGCTCGAGCGTTCGCGCTGTCGCTCGACATCGGGGCACACGAGCGGTCCCTGGCCGGCACCGGGGAGCGTGCCGTGGCCGGCACAAGGAGCGGCCGGATCGCGCTGGGCGAGACCGTCACGTTCCGTGCGCGGCACTTCGGCATCGTCTGGCGGCTCACCAGCCGGATCACCGCCCTGGAGGCTCCACACCGGTTCGTCGACGAACAGGTCCGTGGTCCGTTCGCCCGGTTCCGGCACGAGCACCGGTTCGAGCCGTCGGGTCACGGCACGCGGATGGTCGACGAGATCGAGTTCCGGGCGCCGCTCGGCCCGCTGGGCGTGATCGCCGAGCGGCTCGTGCTGGCGCGGTACATGCCCGCACTGATCCGCGCCCGCAACGCGTCGCTGGCCGCCGAGCTCCGCGGGCCTGCGGGGTCGAATCGCGCGTAGGAGGTCGAATCGCGCGTAGGAGGTCGGACTTTCCGGCCGCCTACGCGCGATTCGGCTTCCCATTGCGGACGTGATGGGTCGTTTCGGCGGGCAGGCCCGGGCGCCGGTCAGGAGCCGGCGAGCTCCCCGAGCGTGTCGTACGCCGCTGCGACCGCGTCCACGTGTGCCCGGCCGGCGGGGCCAGAGGCCTCGTAGACGTCGTTCGCGATCGCGGCGACCACGGCGAACAACGCCGCGAGCGAGTCGAACGCGGACGGCGAGTCCACCGGGCAGAGGATCGTCGTCGCAGCGGGGGCGGCGATGACGGCGGCCGTCGGGTCCCCGATCACGACGACGTCGGCACCCGATGCCACGCAGTGCCGCACGAGTCGGTCGATGCCTGCCGCGTGCCGCCGGACGGTGACCACGATGACGAGGTCCCGGCGATCGAGGTCCGCCACCTCTTCCCCGAGGCGCTGCCCGGGTGCCGGACCGACCCGGACGTCCGGACGGACCTGTGCGAGCTGCGCACGGAGCTGCAGCGCGATCGGGTGCGCGCCGCGCTCCCCGAACACGAGGACCCGGCGCGCCCGCATGATGCGCCGGGCGAGACGGGGGCGTTCGGCGCGGGCGAGCGAGGCGAACGCGGCGTCGAGGTTCCGGGACTCGACGGCACGCTGGTCGACGTGCGCGGCGTCCTCCGCGGCCCAGGGCAACCCGCTGCCCCGTGCCGACATGAGTTCTTGTCGGACCTCGGCGGCGTCCTGGAACCCGAGGGACCGGACGAGCCGCGAGACCGTGGCCTTCGAGGTGCCGGACTCGGCGGCGAGCTGCGCCGAGGTCCCGACGAGCAGGAGCTCCGGGTCGTGGCGGACCATCGCGGCGACACGGCGTTCGGCGGGTGAGAGCTGCTCCCACACGGCGTCGATGCGCCCGCGGACGTCGGGCTGGGCGGCGGTCACGAGGGCTCCGCCGCGAGGGTCGTGATCGCGGTGACGAGGGCGTCGAGCCCGAGGGCGATGTCGGCCTCGGAGACGAACTCGTCCGGGTGGTGGCTGATGCCGTCGGGGTTCCGGAGGAACAGCATCGCGACGTCGGTGACGAGCCCGAGTGACATGGCGTCGTGCCCCGCGCGGGAGAACAGCTCCATCGGCGCGGGCGAACCCGTGGCGACGATCCCGGCCCGGACGGCGTCCATCAGGCGCGGCGCGCAGAACACGGCAGGGGCGCGGTGCACCTCGGTCGGCTCGACGCTGACACCGCGGCGCTCCCCGATCAGCGCGAACGCCTTCGTGATCTCGTCCCACACCCGGTCGCGTCCCTCGTCGAACTCGCCCCGCAGGTCCACCGAGAAGTGTGCGAGGCCGGGGACGACGTTGACGGCACCCGGTTCGACCGTCATCGTGCCGACCGTCCCGACGTGCTGCGACGCCCGGCAGATCCGCTCGACGGCGAGTGCGGCCTCGGCGGCGGCCAGGAGCGCGTCGTGTCGGCGCTCGTACGGGGTGCCGCCGGCGTGCCGGGCCTCCCCGACGGCCTCGACCGTGAAGCGGCGGGCACTGGCGATGCTCGTGACGACCCCGAGTGCCTGGTCGGCCTGTTCGAGGTACGGCCCCTGTTCGATGTGCGCTTCGAGGTACCCGACGAGCCGCGACGGGTCCACCGCGGCGTCGCCGACGCGCGATGGATCGAGCCCGAAGTCGGTGAACGCCTTCCGGAGGGAGACCCCCTCGGCGTCGGTCAGCTCCCACCAGGCCTCGTCCCAGACCCCGGCGACCGCCGAGGACCCGAGCAGCGCCTTGCCGAAGCGCGTTCCCTCTTCGTCGGAGAACGCGATCACCTGGATGCCGAACGGCAGCGCCCCGTGCTCGGCGCGGATGCGGGCGACGGCCGCGATGCCCATGAGCACCCCGACGATGCCGTCGTACCGGCCGGCGTCCACCACGGTGTCGAGGTGCGAGCCGACGAGCAGCACGGGGGCGTCGTCCGTTGCGCCGGGGACGCTGCCGTGCAGGTTGCCGGCGTCGTCCTGCCACGTGGTCATCCCGGCGTCCTGCATCCAGCGCGCGACGATCGTGTTCACCCTGGCGTGCTCCGGCGACAGGTAGACGCGGGTGATCTGGCCCGGCGTCGCGGTGACGGCGGCGAGTTCGTCGCACCGCGCGACGATCGTCGCGGCGTCGACGGTCACGGCCGTGCTCCTGCGTAGGTGTCGAGCGCCGCGTCAACGCCGCCGCCCTGCGGTACGGAGAACCCGCCGCGACGGAGCGATTGCTCCAGTGCCGAGAGCGTCGTCACGACGGCGTCCTTGCGGGCGTTGTAGCCCATCGTCCCGATGCGCCAGACCTTGCCGTGCAGGGGACCGAACGACGTGCCGATCTCGATGCCGTGGTCCTCGAGCAGCGACGCCCGCACGGCGTCGCCCTCGACCTCGGACGGGATCGAGACCGCGACGACGTTGTGCATCTTGTGCGCGACGTCGCCGAACACCTCGAGCCCGAGGGCTTCCACCCCGGCGAGCATCGCGCGCCCGGCCAGCTCGTGCCGTGCGACGACGGCGTCGCGTCCTTCTTCGAGCAGGATGCGCGCGCACTCGTTCGCGGCGTACAGCATCGACGCTGCCTCGGTGTGGTGGTTCAGGCGCCGGGGGCCCCAGTAGTCGAGGATCATCGCGAGGTCGAGGTAGTTCGACCGGATCGGCTCGTCGGAGACCTCGTCGCCGGGTTCGCGGATGCCGGCCTCGACGCTGCGGCGACCGTCGAGGACCGACACGGCGCGCGGCGACAGGGTGAGCGGTGCGCTGCCGGATGGCCCGCCGAGGCACTTCTGCAGCCCGGCGCTGACGGCGTCGATGCCCCACGCGTCCACCTCGAGCGGGTTGCCGCCGATGGTCGCGGTGGCGTCGGTGTAGAACAGCACGCCGTGCCGGTCGCAGATCGCCCCGAGCTCGTCGAGCGGCTGGTTCA
Coding sequences within:
- a CDS encoding DUF899 family protein — protein: MFQQSQPAAAPPVVDRATFDAALDAQVQDEKDLTRHGDRVAAARRRLPMVQVDDYEFTGPDGPVRLTELFGDKYLLLVQNVMYAPEWDEACPACTWGADNLPADMSRLADEGIAFAMIAQAPIEKLEAWKATRGWPHTWVSSGATSYHDDWGWTQPEGPVPGYSYYLLRDGVPYLTYSTTARGTEAIMPVAHVMDRTVYGRQQDWEDSPDGWPQFPTYG
- a CDS encoding dipeptidase, which codes for MNAPFPVIDGHNDLPWERRESHDSGVEGIDTEESSLHTDIPKLRAGGVVGQFWSVFVPADEPDPVRTTLQQIDLAHRIIARYPDDLALARTAAEVRAAVESGRIASLLGAEGGHSIGDDLAVLRDFARLGVRYMTLTHNDDTPWADSATGARAHGGLTDRGRQVVAEMERIGMLVDLSHTAPSTMRDTLDVATRPVVFSHSSTIAVNDHPRNVPDDVLERLSDNGGVVMITFVPKFVSRAWADWEEAGSVGEGPLVTVSDIADHVEHARDVAGAAHIGIGGDYDGTPVLPPDVRDVSRYPVLAEELSRRGWGASDLEALAGGNVLRVLEATDDRFALNA
- a CDS encoding putative sulfate exporter family transporter, whose protein sequence is MASTMETARRLAPGLALATGIAVVATVIGRLLPVVGAPVSGVVLGAVIGMVRRPADSLKPGITTASKFVLQLAVVLLGAQLSLAEVARVGVESLPVMLGTLVICLLAAWGVGRLLGVVGNLRTLIGVGTGICGASAIAAVTPVIGAVSVEVAYAVSTIFLFNVAAVIVFPIVGHALGMSQHAFGLFAGTAVNDTSSVVAAASTYGTQAANFAVVVKLVRTLMIIPIVLGLAWLVGRREQAAARLAAAGEGVPAADRPPWTLRRIVKLVPWFLIGFVIAAAVNSTGVLPGPVHPAISAIAAFLITVALSAIGLSTDVAGFRRAGFRPLVLGLVLWLVVTGSSLGLMALTGAL
- a CDS encoding SRPBCC family protein; amino-acid sequence: MTVSFRIVTELDAPPARAFALSLDIGAHERSLAGTGERAVAGTRSGRIALGETVTFRARHFGIVWRLTSRITALEAPHRFVDEQVRGPFARFRHEHRFEPSGHGTRMVDEIEFRAPLGPLGVIAERLVLARYMPALIRARNASLAAELRGPAGSNRA
- a CDS encoding MurR/RpiR family transcriptional regulator, producing MTAAQPDVRGRIDAVWEQLSPAERRVAAMVRHDPELLLVGTSAQLAAESGTSKATVSRLVRSLGFQDAAEVRQELMSARGSGLPWAAEDAAHVDQRAVESRNLDAAFASLARAERPRLARRIMRARRVLVFGERGAHPIALQLRAQLAQVRPDVRVGPAPGQRLGEEVADLDRRDLVIVVTVRRHAAGIDRLVRHCVASGADVVVIGDPTAAVIAAPAATTILCPVDSPSAFDSLAALFAVVAAIANDVYEASGPAGRAHVDAVAAAYDTLGELAGS
- a CDS encoding allantoate amidohydrolase gives rise to the protein MTVDAATIVARCDELAAVTATPGQITRVYLSPEHARVNTIVARWMQDAGMTTWQDDAGNLHGSVPGATDDAPVLLVGSHLDTVVDAGRYDGIVGVLMGIAAVARIRAEHGALPFGIQVIAFSDEEGTRFGKALLGSSAVAGVWDEAWWELTDAEGVSLRKAFTDFGLDPSRVGDAAVDPSRLVGYLEAHIEQGPYLEQADQALGVVTSIASARRFTVEAVGEARHAGGTPYERRHDALLAAAEAALAVERICRASQHVGTVGTMTVEPGAVNVVPGLAHFSVDLRGEFDEGRDRVWDEITKAFALIGERRGVSVEPTEVHRAPAVFCAPRLMDAVRAGIVATGSPAPMELFSRAGHDAMSLGLVTDVAMLFLRNPDGISHHPDEFVSEADIALGLDALVTAITTLAAEPS
- a CDS encoding alanine--glyoxylate aminotransferase family protein → MLPVNPPARLLMGPGPINADPRVLRALSTPLVGQYDPWMTSAMNDTQALYRQVFGTVNDATVLVDGTSRAGIEAALVSLLAPGDRVLVPVFGRFGHLLAEIAGRAGADVHTIETEWGQVFPTSVIEDAIVRTKPKVLAIVQGDTSTTMNQPLDELGAICDRHGVLFYTDATATIGGNPLEVDAWGIDAVSAGLQKCLGGPSGSAPLTLSPRAVSVLDGRRSVEAGIREPGDEVSDEPIRSNYLDLAMILDYWGPRRLNHHTEAASMLYAANECARILLEEGRDAVVARHELAGRAMLAGVEALGLEVFGDVAHKMHNVVAVSIPSEVEGDAVRASLLEDHGIEIGTSFGPLHGKVWRIGTMGYNARKDAVVTTLSALEQSLRRGGFSVPQGGGVDAALDTYAGARP